From the genome of Fusobacterium varium, one region includes:
- the rbsD gene encoding D-ribose pyranase, producing MKKSRLLNSELSYEIAKIGHTAHITLCDAGLPIPQSVKRIDLAVEAGLPGFINVLDPVLSEMQVEEIILAEEIKEKNMPMYEAIMKSFKEAGMNPKVVFVPHEEFKKITHNSEAIVRTGECSPYANVILKSGVVF from the coding sequence ATGAAAAAAAGTAGATTACTAAATAGTGAATTATCTTATGAAATAGCAAAAATCGGACATACAGCTCATATTACTCTTTGTGATGCTGGACTTCCTATTCCTCAATCAGTAAAAAGAATAGATTTAGCTGTAGAAGCTGGACTTCCTGGGTTTATAAATGTATTAGATCCCGTACTTAGTGAAATGCAGGTAGAAGAAATAATTCTTGCTGAAGAGATAAAAGAAAAAAATATGCCTATGTATGAAGCTATAATGAAATCTTTTAAAGAAGCAGGTATGAATCCTAAAGTTGTTTTTGTTCCTCATGAAGAATTTAAAAAAATCACCCATAATAGTGAGGCCATTGTAAGAACTGGAGAATGTTCTCCATATGCAAATGTAATACTAAAATCAGGAGTAGTATTTTAG
- the rbsA_1 gene encoding Ribose import ATP-binding protein RbsA, with protein sequence MEKEIVLKMTEIVKTFPGVKALNGAQLNIYRGRVMALLGENGAGKSTLIKIMTGIYQMDSGNIYLGNEKVNFRNVTDSQGRGIAVIHQELNLIPELSITENIFLGREITNSFGKIDSKLMDREARFLLDKLNVTESEKTLVKNLTIGKMQMVEIAKALSQNAKIIVMDEPTDALTDSETESLFEVIRELTKEKKSIVYISHRLKEIPEICDDITIMRDGKFICEKEVKDIDEEFIIKNMVGRTLDEQFPRVNVKKGKEILKVKNLKNDYIDDISFTLHESEILGISGLMGAGRTELVRTIYGHLKKQSGVVLLNGSRKNIKSAKEGIANGIAYVSEDRKGDGLVLGLSVKENMTISSLGFFSTFFKINKKVEKDSVEEYVEKFSIKTPTIDQKIKNLSGGNQQKVAIAKALLTNPKILILDEPTRGVDVGAKKEIYDFINELKKKGLSIIIVSSEMPEILGLSDRILVIHNHKITGEFTGEEATQEKIMRCAVGGNNVKKTLE encoded by the coding sequence ATGGAAAAAGAAATAGTTTTAAAAATGACTGAAATCGTCAAAACTTTCCCAGGTGTTAAGGCTCTCAATGGTGCTCAACTGAATATATATCGTGGAAGAGTAATGGCTTTGCTTGGAGAAAATGGAGCTGGTAAATCTACTCTAATAAAAATAATGACTGGTATATATCAGATGGACAGTGGAAATATTTATCTGGGAAATGAAAAAGTAAATTTTAGAAATGTTACAGATTCACAAGGAAGAGGAATAGCTGTTATCCATCAAGAACTAAATCTTATTCCTGAATTGAGTATAACAGAGAATATTTTTCTAGGTAGAGAAATCACAAATAGTTTTGGAAAAATAGATTCTAAACTTATGGATAGAGAAGCAAGATTTCTTCTTGATAAATTAAATGTTACAGAAAGTGAAAAAACATTAGTTAAAAATCTTACTATCGGAAAGATGCAAATGGTTGAAATAGCAAAGGCTCTGTCACAAAATGCGAAAATAATAGTTATGGACGAACCTACTGATGCTCTTACTGATAGTGAAACTGAAAGTCTTTTTGAAGTAATCAGAGAACTTACAAAAGAAAAGAAAAGCATTGTATATATATCTCACAGATTAAAAGAGATTCCAGAAATATGTGATGATATAACAATAATGAGAGATGGAAAATTCATATGTGAAAAAGAAGTAAAAGATATTGATGAAGAATTTATTATTAAAAATATGGTAGGAAGAACTTTAGATGAACAATTTCCTAGAGTAAATGTAAAAAAAGGAAAAGAGATACTTAAAGTGAAAAATCTTAAAAATGACTATATAGATGATATCTCATTTACTTTACATGAAAGTGAAATATTAGGAATATCTGGGCTTATGGGAGCTGGAAGAACTGAACTTGTAAGAACTATTTATGGACATTTGAAAAAACAATCAGGGGTTGTACTTCTTAATGGCTCAAGAAAAAATATAAAATCTGCAAAAGAGGGTATTGCTAATGGAATAGCATATGTTTCAGAAGATAGAAAAGGTGATGGTCTTGTCCTTGGTCTAAGTGTAAAAGAAAATATGACAATATCATCACTTGGATTTTTCTCAACTTTCTTTAAAATTAACAAGAAAGTTGAAAAAGACAGTGTAGAAGAATATGTTGAAAAATTTAGTATTAAAACCCCAACTATAGATCAGAAAATAAAAAATCTAAGTGGTGGAAATCAACAAAAAGTAGCTATTGCTAAAGCTTTGCTAACTAATCCTAAAATACTTATATTAGATGAGCCTACAAGAGGAGTAGATGTAGGAGCTAAAAAAGAGATATATGACTTTATTAATGAATTAAAGAAAAAAGGGCTAAGCATCATCATAGTTTCATCTGAAATGCCTGAAATACTTGGACTTAGCGACAGAATATTAGTTATTCATAATCACAAGATAACTGGTGAATTCACAGGAGAAGAGGCAACACAGGAAAAAATTATGAGATGTGCAGTAGGAGGAAATAATGTTAAAAAAACTTTGGAGTAA
- the rbsC_2 gene encoding Ribose transport system permease protein rbsC has protein sequence MLKKLWSNKPLIGLVIFSIIVAILNPRFLSMANILNVLRQTSINSIIAIGMTFVILTGGIDLSVGSILAFCGAVMAYLLNIGLEPVIALIITLLLGMIFGFFNGFLVSVMKLQAFIVTLVTMTFLRGATLVFTNGKPITVRDGGMLFENIGDGYLFNIPIPIYLMIFLFIGGHYILSHTKFGRYTYAIGGNEEATKLSGINVDKIKIWVYGTCGVLAALAGVITTSRLFSAQPTAGTGYELDAIAAVVLGGTSLSGGVGKITGTALGAIIIGVLGNALNLLDVSSYYQMMIKALVILIAVLIDKKSNK, from the coding sequence ATGTTAAAAAAACTTTGGAGTAATAAGCCATTGATTGGTCTTGTTATATTTTCTATAATAGTAGCTATTCTAAATCCTAGATTTCTGTCTATGGCAAACATTCTAAATGTATTAAGACAGACTTCTATAAATTCAATAATCGCTATTGGAATGACATTTGTTATTCTTACAGGAGGAATTGACCTTTCAGTAGGTTCTATACTTGCTTTCTGTGGTGCAGTTATGGCTTACCTTCTAAATATTGGACTAGAACCTGTAATTGCTCTTATAATTACTCTTTTATTAGGAATGATTTTTGGTTTCTTCAATGGGTTTCTTGTTTCAGTAATGAAGCTGCAGGCTTTTATTGTCACACTGGTAACAATGACTTTCCTAAGGGGTGCTACTCTGGTATTCACCAATGGAAAACCTATCACTGTCCGTGATGGAGGTATGCTTTTTGAAAACATTGGTGATGGTTATCTTTTCAATATACCTATTCCTATATATTTAATGATTTTTCTATTTATTGGAGGACACTATATCTTATCTCATACAAAATTTGGTAGATATACATATGCAATAGGTGGAAATGAAGAAGCTACAAAACTTTCTGGGATAAATGTAGATAAAATAAAAATATGGGTATATGGTACTTGTGGGGTTCTTGCTGCTCTTGCTGGTGTAATAACAACTTCCAGACTTTTTTCTGCACAGCCTACAGCAGGTACAGGATATGAGCTTGATGCTATAGCTGCTGTGGTATTAGGAGGAACATCTCTTTCTGGAGGAGTTGGTAAAATTACAGGGACAGCTCTTGGAGCTATTATAATCGGTGTCTTAGGAAATGCTTTAAATCTACTTGATGTTTCATCTTACTACCAAATGATGATTAAAGCTCTTGTTATCTTAATTGCAGTATTAATAGACAAAAAGTCTAACAAATAA
- the rbsB_2 gene encoding D-ribose-binding periplasmic protein precursor, which translates to MKKFLKVFGVAALLVAVSSAASAAGEKIGLVVSTQNNPFFVTLKEGAVQKANELGYELIVLDSQNDPSKELGNVEDLLVKGVDVLLINPTDSDAVASSVRAANRSKIPVVTLDRAANGGKVVSHVASDNVLGGEVAGNYIVEKLGGKGKVVELEGIPGTTAARDRGEGFNKAIAGKLEVVAKQSADFDRTKGLTVMENILQAQPEINAVFAHNDEMALGALKAIEASGRKNIVVVGFDATDDAVAAVKDGKLSATVAQKPAEIGAIGVEVADKIIKKEAVQENVPVALELIK; encoded by the coding sequence ATGAAAAAATTTCTAAAAGTTTTTGGAGTAGCAGCTCTGCTCGTTGCTGTTTCTTCAGCAGCCTCAGCAGCTGGAGAGAAAATAGGTCTTGTTGTTTCTACACAAAATAATCCTTTCTTTGTAACATTAAAAGAGGGTGCTGTACAAAAAGCTAATGAATTGGGATATGAACTTATAGTTCTTGATTCACAAAATGACCCTTCTAAAGAGTTAGGAAATGTAGAAGATCTTCTAGTAAAAGGTGTAGATGTTCTTCTTATCAACCCTACTGATTCTGATGCTGTTGCAAGTTCTGTAAGAGCAGCCAACAGAAGCAAAATTCCAGTTGTAACTCTTGACAGAGCTGCTAACGGAGGAAAAGTTGTTTCTCATGTTGCATCTGATAATGTACTAGGTGGAGAAGTTGCTGGTAACTATATTGTTGAAAAATTAGGTGGAAAAGGTAAAGTTGTTGAACTTGAGGGTATTCCTGGAACTACTGCTGCAAGAGATAGAGGTGAAGGATTCAATAAGGCTATTGCTGGTAAACTTGAAGTTGTAGCTAAACAATCTGCTGACTTTGACAGAACTAAAGGACTTACTGTTATGGAAAATATTCTTCAGGCTCAACCTGAAATCAATGCTGTATTTGCTCACAATGATGAAATGGCATTAGGAGCTTTAAAAGCTATTGAAGCTTCTGGAAGAAAAAATATAGTAGTTGTTGGATTTGATGCTACTGATGATGCTGTTGCTGCTGTAAAAGATGGAAAACTATCTGCCACTGTTGCACAAAAACCTGCTGAAATAGGAGCTATTGGAGTAGAAGTTGCTGATAAAATAATTAAAAAAGAAGCTGTTCAAGAAAATGTTCCTGTAGCTTTAGAATTAATAAAATAA
- a CDS encoding Protein of uncharacterised function, DUF486, whose amino-acid sequence MKILPICLLFVSNVFMSFAWYGHLRNTKSALIFAIASSWGIAFFEYCFSIPANRIGSQYFTVAQLKIIQEVITLIVFSGFSILYLKQEFKLNYIYAFFCMIGAVYFMFKK is encoded by the coding sequence ATGAAAATTTTACCAATCTGTCTATTGTTTGTTTCTAATGTTTTTATGTCATTTGCATGGTATGGACATCTAAGAAATACTAAAAGTGCTTTGATATTTGCAATAGCTTCAAGCTGGGGAATAGCGTTTTTTGAATATTGTTTTTCTATTCCTGCCAACAGAATAGGGAGTCAATACTTTACTGTAGCTCAACTGAAAATAATACAGGAAGTAATTACTCTTATAGTATTTTCAGGATTTTCAATATTATATTTGAAACAAGAATTTAAATTAAATTATATCTATGCATTTTTCTGCATGATAGGAGCTGTATATTTTATGTTCAAGAAATAA
- a CDS encoding NADH oxidase encodes MKTIFDKTNLANLNLKNRLFRSAVWENLADNGHMTKELFELYENLAKGGVGNIITSFSSVLEDDIPAPNMLCIYDDSFIDDYTQLTEKVHAYGANIFLQIVAGGSQGRNNINSGKVIYGPSAHKNPITGIEAVEMTQEDICNLVEKFRDAAVRAKNSGFDGIQIHAAHGYLLSQFLNPFYNKREDEYGGDVDGRARILIDVYLSIREAVGDDFIVGMKINCDDFEDEGLNFGESSWVCERLAMMGLDFIEVSGANPSRVISSPSEESYFKVFANVIAENTQIPTILVGGNRSIEGMEEILNNSSIEYFH; translated from the coding sequence ATGAAAACTATTTTTGATAAAACTAATCTGGCAAATCTTAATTTAAAAAACAGACTTTTCAGAAGTGCTGTTTGGGAAAATCTTGCAGATAATGGGCATATGACAAAGGAACTTTTTGAGCTTTATGAAAATCTTGCTAAAGGGGGAGTAGGCAACATAATTACTAGTTTTTCTTCTGTATTAGAAGATGATATTCCTGCACCTAATATGCTTTGTATCTATGATGATTCTTTTATAGATGACTATACTCAGCTTACTGAAAAAGTTCATGCATATGGAGCTAATATTTTCCTTCAGATTGTTGCTGGAGGTTCACAAGGAAGAAATAATATAAACTCTGGCAAAGTTATTTATGGTCCTAGTGCCCATAAAAATCCTATAACTGGTATAGAAGCCGTAGAAATGACACAGGAAGATATATGTAATTTAGTAGAAAAATTTAGAGATGCAGCTGTGAGAGCCAAAAATAGTGGCTTTGATGGAATACAAATACATGCTGCTCATGGATATCTTTTAAGCCAATTCTTAAACCCTTTTTACAATAAAAGAGAAGATGAATATGGTGGAGATGTAGATGGACGAGCTAGAATACTGATTGATGTGTATCTTTCTATACGGGAAGCTGTTGGAGATGATTTCATTGTTGGTATGAAAATAAATTGTGATGATTTTGAAGATGAAGGACTAAACTTCGGAGAAAGTTCTTGGGTCTGTGAAAGGCTTGCTATGATGGGTCTTGATTTCATTGAAGTAAGTGGGGCAAATCCTTCAAGAGTTATCTCTTCTCCTTCAGAAGAAAGTTATTTTAAAGTATTTGCCAATGTTATAGCTGAAAATACTCAAATCCCTACTATATTAGTAGGAGGAAACAGGAGTATAGAAGGTATGGAGGAAATACTCAATAATTCTTCCATAGAATATTTTCATTAG
- the mscL gene encoding Large-conductance mechanosensitive channel, producing the protein MGFFKEFKEFAVRGNVLDMAVGVIIGGAFGKIVSSMVNDIIMPLIGIVTGRIDISALALTIPSPTHGAEPIMLKYGMFLQNTLDFLIIVFVYLFLSNL; encoded by the coding sequence ATGGGATTTTTTAAAGAATTTAAAGAGTTTGCTGTACGTGGAAATGTACTGGACATGGCAGTTGGGGTTATCATAGGTGGAGCTTTTGGGAAAATAGTTTCAAGTATGGTTAATGATATTATTATGCCTTTAATTGGTATAGTTACAGGAAGAATTGATATTTCAGCTCTTGCTTTGACAATTCCTTCTCCTACTCATGGTGCAGAACCTATTATGCTTAAATATGGAATGTTTTTACAAAATACTCTAGATTTTTTAATAATTGTTTTTGTATATTTATTTTTATCAAATTTATAA
- a CDS encoding stationary phase inducible protein CsiE has product MRRLSINKSELKLLKRIQEKKSFNLEESEVVFNKSEISLKRNISNLNSYLPDEKKLKILNNTVTAEIDYRDYIEFVHNLSLNDYIISQGERINLMIVYSFFSEILNMTSLYDNLGISLTTKKKDSKELSNILESNELKSEIVAKKGIKVVGNERNYRILIASILSDVFDLDFDDSLINRKANNPLERMIFNYFIVKGAKEISKAKTMLNDFLKENNLRISYSSKKFIYIYIALSLYRINRGHSIENKTIKNMVEINEYSIMNNEFEDNFLSYLISSLDYTTRLEPIISRELKNLTEEFIEKVQNRVITQFYNYNQLFNEIYGYIHKSLIRNSFKYSFYDNNIENTKNVYANLYNIVKNSIDTIEEKYKIYFTHQQISAMTLIFRKTVMKNKVLGRNRKKIVIVSNSAIEKIDFFVEILKIYTDVEIVLKININELYLLEGKEYDLIITFSNRIKSLLEFNGYENIKLDFYLENKDIEKLFSLGVSTGSRKIKVNSFIDEIKGKSDEEIKEILLNKYEHYFLNS; this is encoded by the coding sequence GTGAGAAGGCTGAGTATAAATAAATCTGAACTTAAACTTTTAAAAAGAATACAGGAAAAAAAATCTTTTAATTTAGAAGAATCAGAAGTTGTATTTAATAAAAGTGAAATAAGTTTGAAAAGAAACATATCCAATCTTAACAGCTATCTCCCTGATGAAAAAAAACTCAAAATATTGAATAATACTGTAACAGCAGAAATAGATTATAGAGATTACATAGAATTTGTCCACAATCTTTCTTTGAATGATTATATAATTTCACAGGGAGAACGAATCAATCTCATGATAGTTTATTCCTTTTTCAGCGAAATATTAAATATGACAAGTTTATATGATAATTTAGGAATAAGTCTTACTACAAAGAAAAAAGACAGTAAAGAACTGAGTAATATACTGGAATCAAATGAATTAAAATCTGAAATAGTAGCAAAGAAAGGGATAAAGGTTGTAGGAAATGAGAGAAATTATCGTATTCTTATTGCTTCTATTCTATCAGATGTATTTGATCTCGATTTTGATGACAGTCTTATAAATAGAAAAGCAAATAATCCTTTGGAAAGAATGATCTTTAATTATTTTATAGTTAAAGGAGCAAAGGAAATAAGTAAAGCTAAAACTATGTTAAATGATTTTTTAAAGGAAAATAATTTAAGGATATCTTATTCTTCAAAAAAATTTATATATATCTATATTGCTTTAAGTTTATATAGAATAAATAGAGGACACAGTATAGAAAATAAAACTATAAAAAATATGGTTGAAATTAATGAGTATAGTATAATGAATAATGAATTTGAAGATAATTTTTTAAGTTATCTGATATCTTCTCTTGATTATACAACTAGATTAGAGCCTATTATCAGCAGGGAGCTTAAAAATCTTACTGAAGAATTTATAGAAAAAGTTCAAAACAGAGTAATAACACAGTTTTATAACTATAATCAATTATTTAATGAAATTTATGGATATATCCATAAATCTCTAATAAGAAACAGTTTTAAATATAGTTTTTATGACAATAATATCGAAAATACAAAAAATGTGTATGCTAATTTATATAATATAGTAAAAAATTCTATAGATACAATAGAAGAAAAATATAAAATATATTTTACACATCAGCAAATATCAGCTATGACTCTTATATTTAGAAAAACTGTTATGAAGAATAAAGTTCTTGGAAGAAACAGAAAAAAGATAGTAATAGTTAGTAATTCAGCAATAGAAAAGATAGATTTTTTTGTAGAGATACTTAAGATTTATACTGATGTAGAAATTGTTTTAAAAATAAATATAAATGAACTTTATTTGCTGGAAGGGAAAGAGTATGATTTAATAATAACTTTTTCAAATAGAATAAAATCTCTTTTGGAATTTAATGGATATGAAAATATAAAACTTGATTTTTATTTAGAGAATAAAGATATAGAAAAATTATTTTCACTAGGAGTTTCCACTGGAAGCAGAAAAATAAAGGTCAATAGTTTTATAGATGAGATAAAAGGAAAGAGCGACGAAGAGATTAAAGAGATTTTATTAAATAAGTATGAGCATTATTTTTTGAATTCATAA
- the purB_1 gene encoding Adenylosuccinate lyase: MRALYDSKSKTMDYFGIKELVSKEAKYQAWLNIEAALAKAQSEFGIIPKKAAENIEKAAKIEYIDFKLMDEIYKKIGHGFVPFIKVFIKACDEISGENESSKYIHYGVTTQNIQQSGQLIILKQVHEKYLLICSKILENLAELAERNKDSVMAGRTHGKHATPITYGYKVSVWISDILASVERMKEVEKRVFKIMMGGAVGAFNTSGETGRKVQNRVAEILGMYSMEVPSRNITSHKEEYIMGLALLANNCHKIAEEVYTTSIEEYGEVSEAYEEGTVGSSTMPQKINPKLAKGIIANSQKLYSIVPMGLYSGSRPFEADSSSYMLFDAALEEAMELITEVLLRTEELTRTIQIFKERMYQNVLNNKGLDNSEYIMMKIAERLGKDKAHSIIYELAIKSETEHKDYLQLLKENEVISEVFNEEDIKNMLKPENYIGLSSELAEEMAEKARKKAAEIKR; this comes from the coding sequence ATGAGAGCACTCTACGATTCGAAGAGTAAGACAATGGACTATTTTGGTATAAAAGAATTAGTATCTAAAGAAGCAAAATATCAAGCATGGCTGAATATAGAGGCAGCTTTGGCGAAGGCCCAAAGTGAATTTGGAATAATACCTAAAAAAGCAGCTGAAAATATAGAAAAAGCAGCTAAAATAGAATATATAGATTTTAAATTGATGGATGAAATATATAAAAAAATAGGACATGGCTTTGTGCCATTTATAAAAGTTTTTATAAAAGCCTGTGATGAAATATCTGGGGAAAATGAAAGTTCAAAATACATTCATTATGGTGTAACTACTCAAAATATACAGCAGAGTGGGCAGCTTATTATTTTGAAACAGGTACATGAAAAATATCTTTTAATTTGTTCTAAAATATTGGAAAATTTAGCTGAACTTGCTGAAAGGAATAAAGATTCAGTAATGGCTGGAAGGACACATGGCAAACATGCTACACCGATTACATATGGCTATAAGGTATCAGTGTGGATAAGTGATATACTTGCAAGTGTAGAGAGAATGAAAGAAGTTGAAAAAAGAGTTTTTAAAATAATGATGGGAGGAGCAGTTGGAGCTTTTAATACATCAGGGGAAACTGGAAGAAAAGTTCAGAACAGAGTAGCAGAAATACTTGGAATGTATTCTATGGAAGTCCCTTCACGAAACATAACAAGTCATAAAGAAGAATATATAATGGGGCTGGCTCTTTTAGCAAATAACTGTCATAAAATAGCAGAAGAGGTATATACTACTTCAATAGAGGAATATGGTGAAGTATCAGAAGCTTATGAAGAGGGAACAGTAGGAAGCAGTACAATGCCCCAAAAAATAAATCCAAAACTTGCTAAGGGAATAATAGCAAATTCACAAAAACTTTATTCTATAGTGCCGATGGGATTATACTCAGGAAGCAGACCTTTTGAAGCTGACAGTTCATCATATATGCTTTTTGATGCAGCTCTGGAAGAGGCTATGGAATTGATAACAGAAGTATTATTGAGGACAGAGGAACTTACTAGAACAATACAGATATTTAAAGAGAGAATGTATCAAAATGTTCTTAATAACAAAGGACTGGATAACAGTGAATATATTATGATGAAGATAGCAGAGAGATTAGGGAAAGATAAAGCTCACTCAATAATTTATGAATTAGCTATAAAATCAGAAACTGAGCATAAAGATTATTTACAATTGTTAAAAGAAAATGAAGTAATTTCAGAAGTTTTTAATGAAGAGGATATAAAGAATATGCTTAAACCTGAAAATTATATAGGGTTATCTTCTGAATTAGCAGAAGAAATGGCAGAAAAAGCAAGAAAAAAAGCAGCAGAAATTAAAAGATAG
- the ptsG_5 gene encoding EIICBA-Glc, with amino-acid sequence MVMIPVGIVVPVVWGVITKILLKSSFIFMNDKFGLAVYWFMHRSLIPFGLHHVLASIVRFTEAGGTYMIEGQAYIGILNAVNHVLFVLGPQSPYWNELMPKLTSYLGAGQMLTTLFRVPAIGLAMYHTSYARNKKIAGGVILTVVLTAFLGNVTEPLEFSFLFIAPQLFVVYAVLCGIMALPLNFLNVSIGYIRGTIFDFGIFGLLYENTHWVQLILLGIVNFVVFYVVFRFAITKFNLETPGREQGEMEDNRNNQYLKEKQYGKVAEIVVEGLGGKDNIINAENCITRLRVDIKNKELINQAKLKEAGASGIFFPQENHIHVVFGPYVEFVKNAVDDYLKK; translated from the coding sequence ATGGTTATGATACCAGTGGGAATTGTAGTACCTGTTGTATGGGGAGTTATTACAAAGATTCTTTTGAAATCTTCTTTTATATTTATGAATGATAAATTTGGTTTGGCAGTTTACTGGTTTATGCACAGATCACTTATTCCATTTGGACTGCACCATGTACTTGCTTCCATTGTAAGATTTACAGAGGCAGGAGGAACTTATATGATAGAAGGGCAGGCATATATTGGAATATTAAATGCTGTAAATCATGTATTATTTGTATTAGGTCCTCAAAGTCCTTATTGGAATGAACTTATGCCTAAACTTACAAGTTATCTGGGAGCTGGTCAAATGCTTACAACTTTGTTCAGAGTACCAGCAATAGGACTTGCAATGTATCATACATCTTATGCCAGAAATAAGAAAATAGCTGGAGGGGTTATTCTTACTGTTGTACTTACAGCTTTTTTAGGGAATGTAACAGAACCACTAGAATTTTCATTTTTATTTATAGCACCACAACTTTTTGTTGTTTATGCAGTACTTTGTGGAATAATGGCACTTCCGTTGAATTTTTTAAATGTATCAATCGGATACATAAGAGGAACTATATTTGATTTTGGAATATTTGGACTTCTTTATGAAAATACACATTGGGTACAGCTTATTCTTTTAGGAATTGTAAACTTTGTAGTATTTTATGTTGTATTTAGATTTGCAATTACAAAATTTAATCTTGAAACTCCAGGGAGAGAACAGGGAGAAATGGAAGATAATAGAAATAACCAATATCTAAAAGAAAAACAATATGGAAAAGTAGCTGAAATAGTAGTAGAAGGTCTTGGTGGAAAAGATAACATAATAAATGCTGAAAACTGTATTACAAGATTAAGAGTGGATATAAAGAATAAAGAATTAATAAATCAAGCAAAATTGAAAGAAGCTGGGGCATCGGGAATATTTTTCCCACAGGAAAATCATATTCATGTTGTATTTGGGCCATATGTAGAATTTGTAAAAAATGCTGTTGATGATTATCTTAAAAAATAG
- the ptsG_6 gene encoding EIICBA-Glc: MKTNFKDSVQVFGRSLLLPIAVMAPIGMVMGITGALTQNYMISRFPFLGNEFLNMLINSLKSITSVVFDNIPLLFAMGVAYGMSKKEKGIAVFAAVLAYLTLNIVMNVYLKTTGLLVTKGMSQVGQGIVLGIHTLKIDAAGGIISGLIAAKMTDKFYKLELPLAFAFLVVKNQYLL; this comes from the coding sequence ATGAAAACTAATTTTAAAGATAGCGTACAAGTTTTTGGTAGATCATTGCTTCTTCCAATAGCAGTAATGGCTCCAATAGGTATGGTAATGGGGATAACAGGAGCATTGACACAAAATTATATGATTTCAAGATTTCCATTTTTAGGAAATGAATTTTTAAATATGCTGATTAATAGCTTAAAAAGCATAACGAGTGTTGTTTTTGATAATATTCCTTTGCTGTTTGCAATGGGAGTCGCATATGGTATGTCAAAGAAGGAAAAGGGAATAGCTGTCTTTGCAGCTGTTCTGGCATATCTTACTTTGAATATTGTCATGAACGTATACTTAAAAACAACAGGTCTGCTTGTAACAAAAGGTATGTCACAAGTAGGTCAGGGAATAGTTTTAGGAATACATACTCTGAAAATAGATGCTGCTGGAGGAATCATCAGTGGACTTATAGCTGCAAAAATGACTGATAAGTTTTATAAACTTGAACTGCCATTAGCTTTTGCTTTTTTAGTGGTAAAAAATCAGTACCTATTATAA